The following coding sequences lie in one Haemorhous mexicanus isolate bHaeMex1 chromosome 10, bHaeMex1.pri, whole genome shotgun sequence genomic window:
- the LOC132331451 gene encoding galactose-3-O-sulfotransferase 2-like has protein sequence MHLYLRQETPLDSSQKESWMQQPGESSEKVRAHLSPMELNPQLPGLENAARESPSPSPPMRAAADLAEAVTSKFIIFANRLSTEEQRGMPPPGMVQVEVQSQTQPRAVGSPHPERGTSFTQPIPNSPQPLQAEDSYKTDLETGFLPSWTEAFKVKEVTAGEGQQARGVTSQGKTCKPKTDIVFLKVHKSASSTVMNILFRFGEMHNLTFAFPQGGGYQLYYPYHFLARFVQGFSPLSPRRFNILCHHMRFLQPEVQKVVPSSAVYFSILRNPVQLMESSFVYYKGASAFSRVRSLEEFLSQPWRYYDPTSGDRHYARNLMTFDFGFNPDGDVSPERVQLMLKAIESSFDFLLISEYFDESMVLLKEMLCWDLDSVVSFPLNSRDSSTKSLLPDSVVEKLKAWNRLDWEIYTHFNRTFWERIERHIGRERLRREVRALRQRQAELARACLQGTGSVGPKDIKDSSLRPLQHGGARILGYNLKQGLPRELERTCRRLVTPELQYSSLLYKKQFPPPAPESPRPAASRAPPHRPEPTRH, from the exons ATGCATCTGTACCTCAGACAGGAGACTCCTCTGGACAGCAGCCAAAAggagagctggatgcagcagcctggggagagcagTGAGAAGGTGAGAGCCCATCTGTCACCCATGGAGCTGAATCCCCAGCTTCCTGGCCTGGAAAATGCAGCCAGAGAAAGTCCTTCTCCAAGCCCGCCCATGAGGGCTGCCGCAGATTTGGCAGAAGCTGTCACCAGCAAGTTCATCATCTTTGCAAacaggctgagcacagaggagcagaggggaatGCCCCCACCTGGAATGGTGCAGGTGGAGGTACAGAGCCAGACTCAGCCTCGAGCTGTGGGTTCTCCCCACCCTGAGCGGGGCACGTCATTTACACAGCCCATCCCAAACTCACCTCAacctctgcaggcagaggattctTACAAAACAGACCTGGAGACAGGATTTCTCCCAAGCTGGACAGAAGCCTTTAAGGTCAAGGAGGTAACAGCTGGAGAAGGCCAGCAGGCCAGAGGAGTCACCTCTCAAGGGAAGACGTGCAAGCCCAAGACTGACATTGTTTTCCTGAAGGTCCACAAGAGCGCCAGCAGCACGGTCATGAACATCCTATTCCGCTTTGGGGAGATGCACAACCTCACCTTTGCCTTCCCCCAGGGCGGGGGCTACCAGCTCTACTACCCCTACCACTTTCTGGCCAGGTTCGTGCAGGGCTTCTCCCCTCTGAGCCCCCGGCGCTTCAACATCCTCTGCCACCACATGCGCTTCCTGCAGCCGGAG GTGCAGAAAGTGGTGCCCAGCTCCGCCGTCTACTTCTCCATCCTGAGGAACCCCGTGCAGCTGATGGAGTCCTCCTTCGTGTACTACAAGGGCGCCTCGGCCTTCTCGCGCGTCCGCAGCCTGGAGGAGttcctcagccagccctggcgCTACTACGACCCCACCAGCGGCGACCGCCACTACGCCAGGAACCTCATGACCTTCGACTTCGGCTTCAACCCCGACGGAGACGTGTCCCCCGAGCGGGTGCAGCTCATGCTGAAGGCCATCGAGTCGTCCTTTGACTTCTTGCTCATCTCCGAGTACTTCGACGAGTCCATGGTGCTGCTGAAGGAGATGCTGTGCTGGGACCTGGACAGCGTCGTCTCCTTCCCGCTcaacagcagggacagcagcaccaaGTCCCTGCTCCCGGACTCCGTCGTGGAGAAGCTGAAGGCCTGGAACAGGCTGGACTGGGAGATCTACACGCACTTTAACAGGACCTTCTGGGAAAGGATCGAGCGCCACATCGGCCGGGAGCGGCTGCGGCGGGAGGTGAGGGCGCTGCGGCAGCGGCAGGCGGAGCTGGCCCGGGCCTGCCTGCAGGGCACGGGCAGCGTGGGCCCCAAGGACATCAAGGACTCCTCCCTGAGGCCGCTGCAGCACGGCGGGGCCAGGATCCTAGGCTATAACCTCAAGCAGGGCTTGCCTCGGGAGCTGGAGCGGACCTGCCGGCGGCTGGTGACGCCGGAGCTGCAGTACAGCAGCCTGCTCTACAAGAAGCAGTTCCCGCCGCCGGCCCCCGAGAGCCCCCGGCCCGCGGCCTCCCGGGCCCCGCCGCACCGGCCGGAGCCCACCCGACACTGA
- the TF gene encoding serotransferrin has product MKLALFTVLSFGIAALCFAAPQKPSVRWCTISSAEEKKCNSLKDQMQQENFAFSCLQKASYLDCIKAISNSEADAISLDGGQIFEAGLAPYKLKPIAAEVYEHSEGSTTSYYAVAVVKKGTGFSINELQGKTSCHTGLGRSAGWVIPIGTLIHRGAIEWDGKDSGSIEQAVANFFSASCVPGVTTEAKLYRQCKGDAKTKMSRTGPYSGYSGAFHCLKDGKGDVAFVKHTTVQENAPAEKDEYELLCLDGTRQPVDNYKACHWARVPAHAVVARDDSKVNDIWNFLSKAQEKFGVGTTSTFHLFGPPGKKDPGLKDLLFKDSAVQLKQIPSLMDSQLYLGFEYYSAVQSLQQDRLSPSRRDSKIQWCAIGRDEKKKCDVWSVMSNGDVECVVAEDTKECITKIMKGEADAISLDGGFVYTAGMCGLVPVMAESYEDNHCESQEEPATYFAVAVVKKSDKDISWNNLQGKRSCHTAVGRTAGWNIPMGLIHNRTGNCNFDEYFSQGCAPGSPPSSRLCQLCKGSGGVPPEKCVASSHEQYYGYTGALRCLVEQGDVAFIKHSIVEENTDGKNTESWAKDLKMDQFELLCTDGQRANVMDYRRCNLAKVPTHAVMTRPEKAEQVREMLENQERLFGPKGTRRDDFNMFAYESKDLLFKDRTKCLIRLHDGISYKEFLGDKYYASLASLNTCNPSDLLQVCTFLADK; this is encoded by the exons atgaaaCTCGCACTCTTCACTGTGCTATCCTTCGGGATAGCGG ctctgtgttttgctgctccCCAAAAGCCAAGTGTCAGGTGGTGCACAATATCctcagcagaagagaaaaaatgcaaTAGCCTGAAGGACCAAATGCAACAGGAGAACTTTGCTTTCAGTTGCCTGCAGAAAGCATCATACCTTGACTGCATAAAAGCCATTTCG AACAGTGAAGCAGATGCCATTAGCTTGGATGGAGGTCAAATTTTTGAGGCAGGCCTTGCTCCCTACAAGCTGAAGCCCATTGCTGCTGAGGTCTATGAACACAGTGAAG gctccACTACCAGCTACTACGCCGTGGCCGTTGTGAAGAAAGGAACAGGCTTCTCTATAAATGAGTTGCAGGGCAAGACCTCGTGCCACACGGGGCTGGGCAGGTCGGCTGGCTGGGTCATCCCCATCGGGACACTCATCCACCGCGGGGCCATCGAGTGGGACGGCAAAGACTCGGGCTCCATTGAGCAAG CTGTGGCCAATTTCTTCTCTGCCAGCTGTGTTCCTGGTGTCACCACTGAAGCCAAACTGTACCGTCAGTGCAAGGGGGATGCCAAGACCAAAATGTCCCGCACAGGACCTTATTCTGGATATTCTGGAGCTTTCCA CTGTCTGAAAGATGGCAAAGGAGACGTGGCTTTTGTGAAACACACAACTGTTCAAG aAAATGCCCCAGCTGAGAAGGATGAGTAcgagctgctgtgcctggatgGCACCCGCCAGCCCGTAGACAACTACAAGGCCTGTCACTGGGCCAGGGTTCCTGCTCATGCTGTTGTGGCTCGAGATGACAGCAAGGTCAATGACATCTGGAACTTCCTCTCCAAAGCACAG GAAAAATTTGGAGTGGGCACAACCAGCACCTTCCACCTCTTTGGGCCACCTGGCAAGAAGGACCCAGGCCTCAAAGACTTGCTTTTCAAAGACTCTGCAGTACAGCTGAAGCAAATCCCATCACTGATGGATTCTCAGCTCTACCTGGGCTTTGAGTATTACAGTGCTGTCCAGAGCCTCCAGCAAG ATCGCCTGAGCCCCAGCCGCAGAGACAGCAAGATCCAGTGGTGTGCCATTGGCAGGGATGAGAAGAAGAAGTGTGACGTCTGGAGCGTGATGAGCAACGGGGATGTGGAGTGTGTTGTGGCAGAGGACACCAAGGAATGCATCACAAAGATCATG AAAGGTGAAGCAGATGCCATCAGCTTAGATGGAGGCTTTGTCTACACTGCTGGCATGTGTGGTTTGGTGCCAGTGATGGCAGAGAGCTATGAGG ATAATCATTGTGAATCACAAGAAGAACCAG CAACCTACTTTGCTGTGGCTGTTGTGAAGAAGTCTGACAAGGATATCAGCTGGAACAACCTGCAGGGTAAGAGGTCGTGCCACACCGCCGTGGGGAGAACTGCTGGCTGGAACATCCCCATGGGCCTGATCCACAACAGGACAGGCAACTGCAACTTCG ATGAATActtcagccagggctgtgctcccggctctcctcccagctcccgcctctgccagctgtgcaAGGGCTCAGGGGGGGTCCCTCCGGAGAAGTGCGTTGCCAGCAGCCACGAGCAGTACTACGGATACACCGGAGCTTTACG GTGTCTGGTTGAGCAGGGGGATGTGGCCTTTATCAAGCATTCCATCGTTGAGGAGAACACTGATG GCAAAAACACAGAAAGCTGGGCCAAAGATCTGAAAATGGATCAGTTTGAGCTGCTGTGCACTGATGGGCAGCGGGCAAATGTCATGGATTACAGAAGATGCAACCTGGCCAAAGTCCCTACCCACGCTGTGATGACACGTCCTGAGAAAGCAGAACAAGTCCGTGAGATGCTGGAGAACCAAGAG AGGCTGTTTGGACCAAAAGGAACCAGGAGGGATGATTTCAATATGTTTGCCTATGAATCCAAGGATCTTCTGTTTAAAGACCGGACAAAGTGCCTGATCAGGCTCCATGATGGAATATCATACAAGGAATTCCTTGGAGATAAATACTATGCTTCACTTGCCAGCCTCAACACCTGCAATCCATCAG atCTTCTCCAGGTGTGCACCTTCCTTGCAGACAAGTAG